One genomic segment of Clavibacter sepedonicus includes these proteins:
- a CDS encoding ParA family protein encodes MTSPVSTTPPDVRPLDAPLRLTVGCLKGGVGRSTTSVELALALQRRTGQQVTLIDADSTNGTTLDWSELAGEEWPASITVVYWASQHLAKRVKDYNPTSHLIIDTGPHDPVILRQALAVTDHLIVPVGPTPGDISRMQSTIDAAAEVGVMRPHLELSVLITRTRENTISLRTSREGLKAQGMRVFDTHVPFKELYSQAMGTVPRDLGVYPAVLEEIIAGPSADDDTTHDAAATEPVDTEDEK; translated from the coding sequence ATGACTTCACCCGTCAGCACCACCCCGCCCGACGTCCGCCCTCTCGACGCACCGCTGCGGCTCACCGTCGGCTGCCTCAAGGGTGGCGTCGGCCGCTCCACGACCTCCGTCGAACTCGCCCTCGCCCTCCAGCGGCGCACCGGTCAGCAGGTCACTCTGATCGACGCGGACAGCACGAACGGCACCACGCTCGACTGGAGCGAGCTCGCCGGCGAGGAGTGGCCGGCGTCCATCACGGTTGTCTACTGGGCGTCGCAGCACCTCGCGAAGCGCGTGAAGGACTACAACCCCACCAGCCACCTCATCATCGACACCGGCCCTCACGATCCGGTGATCCTGCGCCAGGCCCTCGCCGTCACCGACCACCTCATCGTGCCGGTGGGACCGACGCCCGGGGACATCTCGCGCATGCAGTCCACGATCGACGCTGCGGCCGAGGTCGGTGTCATGCGCCCGCACCTGGAGCTGTCGGTGCTCATCACCCGCACACGGGAGAACACGATCAGCCTGCGCACCTCGCGTGAGGGCCTGAAGGCCCAAGGCATGCGTGTATTCGACACGCACGTCCCCTTCAAGGAGCTGTACAGCCAGGCGATGGGCACCGTGCCCCGGGATCTGGGCGTGTACCCGGCCGTGCTCGAGGAGATCATCGCCGGCCCGAGCGCTGACGACGACACCACGCATGACGCAGCGGCCACCGAGCCCGTGGACACGGAGGACGAGAAGTGA
- a CDS encoding HD domain-containing protein: protein MNRDELVNLARDIATRAHAGQVDKAGVPYIRHPIAVAARLLARYPDAPATAEAAALLHDVLEDTDVTADDLLTAGIPQEAVDIVVAVTKVPGESTEDYFARVRALLWSRRLKEADIDENTDPDRLELLDPDTRTRMEGKYRRSRALLADQDA, encoded by the coding sequence ATGAACCGTGATGAGCTCGTCAACCTCGCTCGCGACATCGCCACCCGCGCCCATGCGGGGCAGGTCGACAAGGCCGGCGTGCCCTACATCCGGCACCCGATCGCCGTGGCTGCCCGGCTGCTCGCGCGCTACCCGGACGCGCCGGCAACGGCAGAGGCCGCGGCTCTGCTGCACGACGTGCTCGAGGACACCGACGTCACAGCCGACGATCTGCTCACCGCAGGCATCCCCCAGGAGGCGGTGGACATCGTCGTCGCCGTCACCAAGGTCCCTGGCGAGTCGACCGAGGACTACTTCGCCCGGGTCCGCGCGCTCCTGTGGTCGCGCCGCCTGAAGGAGGCAGACATCGACGAGAACACGGATCCCGACCGCCTCGAGCTGCTGGACCCGGATACACGCACCCGCATGGAGGGGAAGTACCGGCGCAGCCGTGCCCTCCTCGCCGATCAGGACGCCTGA
- a CDS encoding DUF3846 domain-containing protein, producing MNGIRCGLDGVTDVIELDDEHLLAQLQEAVGGTIEVLEVTPACDLVIDEEGKLKGYPRNSVATALAEALDIGLAPGDYIAGPAVLIGTNPDGYLGPVPAHVMEALISVSGHLAREDAPRPSTTEER from the coding sequence ATGAACGGAATTCGCTGTGGCCTCGACGGCGTCACCGACGTCATAGAACTCGATGACGAGCACCTCCTCGCGCAACTCCAAGAGGCGGTAGGGGGAACCATCGAGGTACTGGAGGTCACGCCGGCCTGTGATCTGGTGATCGACGAGGAGGGCAAGCTCAAGGGCTACCCGCGGAACAGCGTCGCCACGGCGCTCGCCGAGGCGCTCGACATCGGTCTCGCGCCGGGTGACTACATCGCCGGGCCCGCGGTCCTGATCGGCACGAACCCGGACGGGTATCTGGGACCCGTGCCGGCGCACGTGATGGAGGCCCTGATCTCCGTCAGCGGCCATCTCGCTCGCGAGGACGCCCCGCGACCGTCCACCACGGAGGAGCGGTGA